From a single Canis lupus baileyi chromosome 14, mCanLup2.hap1, whole genome shotgun sequence genomic region:
- the MAL2 gene encoding protein MAL2 isoform X2: MSAGGAPVPPPPNPAVSFPAPRITLPAGPDILRTYSGAFVCLEILFGGLVWILVASSNVPLPLLQGWVMFVSVTAFIFSLLFLGVFLSGMVTQIDANWNFLDFVYHFTVFVFYFGAFLLEAAATSLHDLHCNTTMVVQPLLSDNQYNINVAATIFAFVTTACYGCSLGLALRRWRP, from the exons ATGTCGGCCGGCGGAGCGCCAGTCCCGCCGCCCCCGAACCCCGCCGTGTCCTTCCCGGCGCCCCGCATCACCCTGCCCGCCGGCCCGGACATCCTGCGGACCTACTCGGGGGCCTTCGTCTGCCTGGAGATT cTGTTTGGGGGACTCGTCTGGATTTTGGTCGCCTCCTCCAACGTTCCTCTACCTCTGCTACAAGGATGGGTCATGTTCGTGTCCGTGACAGCTTTcatcttttccctccttttcctgggCGTGTTCCTCTCTGGCATGGTGACTCAGATTGATGCCAACTGGAACTTCCTG GATTTTGTGTACCATTTTACAGTGTTTGTATTCTACTTTGGAGCCTTTCTACTGGAAGCAGCAGCCACATCCCTGCATGATCTTCATTGCAATACGACCATGGTGGTGCAGCCGCTCTTGAGCGATAACCAGTATAACATAAACGTAGCAGCCACA atttttgcCTTTGTGACAACAGCTTGTTATGGTTGCAGTTTGGGTCTGGCTTTACGAAGATGGCGACCGTAA